A genomic region of Micromonospora sp. NBRC 110009 contains the following coding sequences:
- a CDS encoding carbohydrate ABC transporter permease — translation MKKIALNGAGLLVALFAAFPVYWMIATSLKPNREIFSATPRPVPAEPTLAHYREILTGNLIPGVTFADFFLNSALVAVATVLLSGLVALLAATAVARFRFRLRTTFLILLLVVQMIPLEALVIPLFLMIQRLGLYNTLPSLILTYLGFSLPFAVWMLRGFVAAVPKELEEAAAIDGASRAQTFRRILFPLVAPGLVATSIFSFITAWNELIFALTFINDQDRYTLPVAMTFFFGRDDTAWGSVMAASTLFTLPVIVFFLLVQRRMVSGLVAGAVKG, via the coding sequence GTGAAGAAGATCGCCCTCAACGGCGCCGGCCTGCTGGTCGCCCTCTTCGCGGCGTTCCCGGTCTACTGGATGATCGCCACCTCGCTGAAGCCCAACCGGGAGATCTTCTCGGCCACGCCGCGCCCGGTACCGGCCGAGCCGACGCTGGCGCACTACCGGGAGATCCTCACCGGGAACCTGATCCCCGGCGTGACGTTCGCCGACTTCTTCCTCAACAGCGCCCTGGTGGCGGTGGCGACCGTGCTGCTCAGCGGCCTGGTCGCGCTGCTCGCGGCGACCGCCGTGGCCCGGTTCCGGTTCCGGCTGCGGACCACCTTCCTGATCCTGCTGCTCGTGGTGCAGATGATCCCGCTGGAGGCGCTGGTCATCCCGCTCTTCCTGATGATCCAGCGGCTCGGGCTCTACAACACCCTGCCCAGCCTGATCCTGACCTACCTCGGCTTCTCGCTGCCGTTCGCGGTCTGGATGCTGCGCGGCTTCGTGGCCGCGGTGCCGAAGGAGTTGGAGGAGGCGGCCGCGATCGACGGGGCCAGCCGGGCCCAGACCTTCCGCCGGATCCTCTTCCCGCTGGTCGCGCCGGGCCTGGTGGCGACCAGCATCTTCTCCTTCATCACCGCGTGGAACGAGCTGATCTTCGCGCTGACCTTCATCAACGACCAGGACCGGTACACGCTGCCGGTGGCGATGACGTTCTTCTTCGGGCGGGACGACACCGCCTGGGGGTCGGTGATGGCCGCGTCGACGCTGTTCACCCTGCCCGTGATCGTCTTCTTCCTGCTGGTCCAGCGCCGGATGGTCTCCGGCCTGGTCGCCGGCGCGGTCAAGGGCTGA
- a CDS encoding enoyl-CoA hydratase-related protein, whose amino-acid sequence MTSPDALVRVATARGVTTLTLDSPHNRNALSTPLMTELLAGLAAAVADDAVRAVVLDHTGPVFCSGADLKETAAAYASGTVPAGMLGDVLVAVRECPKPVLAKVAGPARAGGLGLIAAADLAVCAQEATFAFTEVRIGVIPAVISATVLPRLQPRAAAELYLTGDTFDGRRAAEIGLVTAAVPADGLDAAVERYCASLVKGAPKALAGTKELLRRPAAADLRAEITELAAVSTGYFLSAEGREGVLAFREKRPAAWVPSED is encoded by the coding sequence ATGACCTCTCCGGACGCTCTCGTGCGGGTCGCCACGGCCCGTGGGGTGACCACCCTCACCCTGGACAGCCCGCACAACCGCAACGCGCTCTCCACCCCGCTGATGACCGAGCTGCTGGCCGGGCTGGCCGCCGCGGTCGCCGACGACGCGGTGCGGGCGGTCGTGCTGGATCACACCGGGCCGGTCTTCTGCTCCGGGGCGGACCTGAAGGAGACCGCGGCCGCGTACGCCAGCGGGACGGTGCCCGCCGGGATGCTCGGCGACGTGCTGGTCGCGGTCCGGGAGTGCCCGAAGCCGGTGCTGGCCAAGGTGGCCGGGCCGGCCCGGGCCGGCGGCCTGGGCCTGATCGCAGCGGCCGACCTGGCGGTCTGCGCGCAGGAGGCGACGTTCGCCTTCACCGAGGTCCGGATCGGGGTGATCCCGGCGGTGATCTCGGCGACCGTGCTGCCCCGGCTGCAGCCGCGGGCGGCCGCCGAGCTGTACCTGACCGGCGACACCTTCGACGGCCGGCGGGCCGCCGAGATCGGCCTGGTCACCGCCGCCGTGCCGGCGGACGGCCTGGACGCCGCGGTGGAGCGCTACTGCGCCTCGCTGGTGAAGGGTGCGCCGAAGGCTCTGGCCGGCACCAAGGAGCTGCTGCGCCGGCCGGCGGCCGCCGACCTGCGCGCGGAAATCACCGAGTTGGCCGCTGTCTCCACGGGGTACTTCCTCTCCGCCGAGGGCCGGGAGGGCGTGCTGGCGTTCCGCGAGAAGCGGCCCGCCGCCTGGGTGCCCAGCGAGGACTGA
- a CDS encoding MOSC domain-containing protein: MTGRVAAVNLGVVTEAEWAGDPSGRSGIDKRPADGPVPIRFAGLAGDFIGERAHHGGPDQAVYTYAEEDAGWWAAELGRSLRPGAFGENLTTYAVDVTGAVIGERWAVGTALLEVTKPRTPCTTFAGYWGMPDLIKRFTVRAAPGAYLRVLREGEVGAGDPVEVVDRPAHGVTIGHVFRATTLEPELLPALLDVPQLPEPVRAKVRRRLGLASA, translated from the coding sequence ATGACGGGCAGGGTGGCGGCGGTGAACCTCGGCGTGGTGACCGAGGCGGAGTGGGCGGGCGACCCGAGCGGCCGCAGCGGCATCGACAAGCGGCCGGCCGACGGCCCGGTGCCGATCCGGTTCGCCGGGCTGGCCGGCGACTTCATCGGCGAGCGGGCCCACCACGGCGGCCCCGACCAGGCCGTCTACACGTACGCCGAGGAGGACGCCGGCTGGTGGGCGGCCGAACTGGGCCGGTCGCTGCGGCCGGGCGCCTTCGGCGAGAACCTCACCACGTACGCGGTGGACGTGACCGGCGCGGTGATCGGCGAGCGGTGGGCGGTCGGCACCGCCCTGCTGGAGGTGACCAAGCCGCGCACCCCGTGCACCACCTTCGCCGGGTACTGGGGCATGCCCGACCTGATCAAGCGGTTCACCGTGCGGGCCGCGCCCGGCGCGTACCTGCGGGTGCTGCGGGAGGGCGAGGTCGGCGCGGGCGACCCGGTCGAGGTGGTGGACCGGCCCGCACACGGGGTCACCATCGGCCACGTGTTCCGGGCCACGACGCTGGAGCCCGAACTGCTGCCCGCGCTGCTCGACGTGCCGCAACTGCCGGAACCGGTCCGGGCGAAGGTCCGCCGCCGGCTCGGCCTCGCCTCCGCCTGA